In one Alnus glutinosa chromosome 14, dhAlnGlut1.1, whole genome shotgun sequence genomic region, the following are encoded:
- the LOC133857869 gene encoding auxin-responsive protein SAUR76: MAKGGKLTKLKSVLKKWNSFSKQGRVNVSPVPSAGDDDSSTIARDLHPVYVGKSRRRYLVSSDVVDHPLFRELVERSGNSDDTINVACEVVLFEHLLWMLENADPQPESLDELVEFYAC, encoded by the coding sequence ATGGCGAAAGGTGGCAAGCTGACCAAGCTCAAGTCAGTTCTCAAGAAATGGAACTCATTCAGCAAGCAAGGGCGCGTGAACGTCAGCCCCGTTCCCTCTGCTGGCGACGACGATTCCTCCACCATCGCCAGAGACCTCCACCCCGTCTACGTTGGCAAGTCAAGGCGGCGCTACCTTGTTAGCTCGGACGTCGTTGACCATCCGCTCTTCAGAGAGCTTGTGGAGAGGTCCGGCAACTCTGACGACACCATCAACGTGGCATGCGAGGTCGTGTTGTTTGAGCACTTGCTTTGGATGCTGGAGAATGCTGATCCACAGCCGGAGTCATTGGACGAGCTCGTTGAGTTCTATGCTTGCTGA